The Aspergillus fumigatus Af293 chromosome 7, whole genome shotgun sequence genome includes the window TCGGTTCCGTACTTCCTATCGGCAGTTTCTTGACTCCGGAATCTTGCAAGGCAGATTGCAGCGCTTGTCGGACATGCTTGTGGACTTGCTTATCGAGGGCTGCGAAGGCGTTCAGAGTGCGGTTGTCGAATACTCCTCTTGGGAGACTGGTGACCTCGCGGAACAGACCAGCTCGCTGCAGGtctccgaggaagatgacggtgTTGCCGAGGCGAGTGACGCATTGCggttgaggatgctgcgATGAGGATGCAACTCCAAAGGGGAGATTGTTGATGGAGAAGTGATGGCTATATGCCGGCGATGTCATGCTTGTCTGTTTGATCTTGTACGCGCGGGGAGATATTCCCAAGGCTAAAGGGAGAGGGAACCACTGAGATTATGAAGctatatacagagtactctgaACTTCCTCAGTTGCGTCAACTGTTTAGCCATCTTCCCCACCCTTTATTCCCTCCTCTCTCGGACCATTGACAACTGCGAAGATGCAAGGGTTTTTGCGTCTCGGAAGATGTGTTCGTTGTCCACATCCCGAACGCCCACTTTCCGTCGACTCGATTATTCCAGCTCAGTATTTAAAAATGTATAGATACAACTAATCAGGGAATGAATAATCTTAGAATCTTATAAGTATATCAGATTCAGAGTACTGTTTCAGACAAGTCTTAGTACAATTCCCTTGACTATAACATGCATATCGGTGTTCCCTTACACAAGGGATGACTAGCATGGCAAGAATATGTCGGCTATTAGTATAGTGTAAGAAGCTATGAAGTACTCATAAGAGATCACTAGGAGTATCTAGATATCACATTCTATATTAGTAACTAGTTTAGAGAGCACTTGCTCGAAGGATAGATGTACACCATTCTAGGGACCGTAAGAACCTAGCCAGAGCTCCTTGGGCAAGTTGGCAAATTGGCAAGTTGAGAATGCATCTTTCCTGGCACTCAATTGCCGTCAATCTGCTCAGCTCATacctccatctcctgctgTAGCCGAACCTTGATTCTactgatgactttgaggatctggaggtCGGCGTTCCTGCTGTGAACTCAAGATCGCCAATACCCGATTTTCAtacagaaaagaagaggtgATCCACGCCTTCAAAGAACCAGTCCAGGTGTTCATGAACTAAACAATCAAGCTCAGTCTACCTTTTGAGGAGGTTCTGCGACAGCTTAATGCTAGAAATGCAagagcatctccagcagGCTCCCTCCGAAGATGAGTTACGTCTGATCCAAGATTTTAGTGTCAAATTCTCCCAATTTACCATCCACATCGATCTCGTGGTACGTCTTGATGCACCTGAAGATCCCGGAGATTATCAATACCTTGACTCCTCTGGTGCAAGAAACCGGAACCTCGATGGCTTTCGAGCATGCCACACATCCCAGTGAGGGGTGGCCGACATAAGATCTACGATACTCTTCATAAGTCGTAAGACGATGGTATTCGTAGCTAGCTACATTGCAATATCAATTGCCCCAATCGTCGCCGTCATATCACCGTCCCCATTCACAACCAACCCAGGATGCGAAGTCTCAAAGGACGCAGTCAATCCACCAAACAGAAACTGTCCAGCTCGACGACCGCATCGCTGACTCGCATTGTTTCATTTACTCCTGACGAGGAGGCTTGCAGTCCTGCATCTGTAGAGCTATTAGCTTCGACTCACTCTCGCGGCAAGGCAGTCATACATGGAAAGGGAGGCAGTAGCACCATCCGTTTCTGCAGCCAAAGTAGCGGGGACAGTCGCCGTTGGCATCGCAGGGAGGATGGGGGACGAGGGAGCCGTCGTTGTCAAGGTCGGTGTCTAGAGTGGGTCAGCAGGGTGAGATGTCGTGGCGAGTGGGTGGAGGGACGTACTGTCACCAGGAGTAGTGAGGTTTCCATCGACAGTGACTGGAGTCGCGAGGCCGAGGCCAatgagggagaagaggaggatagCGTTGAGCTTCATTGGGGGACTTGTTGATGGAGTGGTTGTAGTGCGTTTGTCTGTCTGTAAGGTTGAACGTAGGTGGAAGTTGGAGatggaaggatggagagagatgaaggagagagatGAGATCGATGAGAAGGGCTTATATAGACACTGCAGGACAGTGACAGTGAATACACATGTACGAGTAGAAGTGGTCGGGAACGGTCTCTTCCGTCTACAGATGCTGAAGTGTGAATGATGTCTTGGGGCTGACGAGACCTGCCATGTACTTGCAAAGTCCTCGCAATGGTTGGCATTCACCTTTGCACTGATAATCTTGTCAGCTCTCTGAGGCAGCAAAGGTCACCCATTGGGGGATCCATATTTCCTTCCGAGATTCTCTGTATGTTTCTTGATTCACTCATGGCGCCATCACCCTACACCCCAGCTCCCCTCTCAACTCTCTCCACCTAGTCTATCAAAACTAAATGCACTTACACGAGCAGTATGTCTGTAAAGCCTGTGCACCCAGTCCAGTGTACCCACCCTCCAGCACAGGGCTGTTACTACCAGTGCATACCCCATACTGACCATCCGGCTTCTTAGCCCACCCTTCTCCCAATCCTGAAGGAAGGATCAATCTACATTGATTCCCAACACAATGGTTCGAGTGGTGCAAAAACTAGGCACATGCCGACCGCTGTTCCTGATCCAACTTGATCAGGTCTTTATATGCAGAGTTCTTCGTCCGTCTTCAGGGAGATCGGGAGGTCTGCTCAGTCAGGGTAGTATGCGGAAGGTAGACCGTCCTGAGGGGAAGTAGGTCGAATTGGAGAAAATCCAGAGGAAGTTGGAGCCGCATTTCAGGTGCAATCCAGCCAAGTCGAGCCGCCATGCAAGATTCAAACCGGAGTCAGCAGGCAATAGAGACGCTGGGGGAAGTTCTGGTTCAGAACGAGTGGCTTTGACCTCGACAGCACAAGTCCTGAGATAAGACAGTATGTGCGGGTGTTATATAACTCTCAATTGCATAGAGGGCGTCGTTATTCAAATGATCGACAGGAGAATACCCACGATGATCCATGGTTATATGATCGGTGCCATGGCCGACGTCTCTTCCGTCTCTGGGTCTGGAATGCAATGGCTTCCTCGCATTGAGCATACAGATGTGCGCCATGATAACTCGACAGACTTCTGGTCCAGGATATACTGCATGTAGCCGTGATGTGGTGCCATCACAAGCAGGCAGTTATGTCTGCTGGTTGAATATAACCCCCTgctccccccccccccccgtCTGTGGCGTCGCATGGTAAAGCAATGTAGACCGAACTTCATACCAGTCTGTGAATTCTCTCGCAACGTGGACTCAGGCTCTACCAGCTAACAAGAAATAGAAATAACCTGTAACCTGAACGTTACATTGTCTCAACTCTCCGGTTCTTCTGCGACCAGTAGTACACTCGTTACACGAATGCAATGGCAATCGGCATGCTCTTGGGATCTCATCCGAGTGCTGAATGCTCTCACTGTGCAATTCGAGGACTGTAGCATGTTTCTGTCATGTTCTCGGGCCGTGTCATTGTGGAGTGCTGCTCAGCGCGCATAGTCCATGCCATCTCCTGACCGCGCGGAGAAAACAGTCTCCTGGCAGAGGATGGCCCATAGCAAGACACTGACAGTGACGGGAGCCTTCTTCGTTACTCAATACGAGATGATCGTCAAGGCTGTGTCTACATGGTCGTGTAGCTTTCATACTGATCTCTTTAGGCATCCTCAACGAGAGATACCGCatcgatgaggacgagccTGACGGACTTCATCCCGTGCCGAGTCCGGGGCAGCAACTGCACGAGTCAGCAGAATTCCTTGGATTCCTCGATGCAGACAAATGATTCGATCGACGCATATCCGTGCTTGAGGCGCCCCCACTCCGGCCGCGGCAGAACAGCTGCGCTACAGCGTCACCATTGATTTCCCATCAAAACCATGATTTTGAGGCCATACTAGGGGTAATCCATGCCCAAAAATACAATCCTCGTCTGCTGCCTCTGCTGATCCACTTGATATCATACTCTCTTGTGTCGGTGCTAGGGGTGTGGGTTAACATGCGCTTTCTCTCGCTGCTTTTGTAAACATCTCTCTTGCACAGTAGCATCTTAGCCTTCCTTTAAAGGACCACACTATCCGGTTCATAGTACAAGCCGTATGAGGCTGACAACCATGATTAACATAGTCACATAGGGCTTGTGGAGGGAACGCCACTCAACGGGGTGTGGGTGCGAGTGAAGGCACGGATAGGCCATGATTCCATTAGGGTTTACGCCCCACGGATGATCGCCATCTCATCGAGCCACACCTCGTATTTTCCCCTTGAATCATCGCCTGGGATTTGGGGATACTGTGGAGAACCCATGCAATGATATGGCAAACCCTTGACATGCGGATGCGGCCCTCTGTGAATTCTTTCGTCGCGCACCTCGTATCCCTCCTTCATTTGCcgatcatcgtcggccaaGGGAGAAGATCAGGCAATGTCGCCCCAACTCGTGTTGTTCTATTGTTTCTATTGTTTCTATACTTGGAGTCAAAGTCAAATCCAGCCGCAGTCAGCAAGGAGGGGAATGGCTTCGATAGACTGATTGGGGCAAAATACGAGGGAGGTGCCCTGCCCAGCGTCATGCCAACGAAGATCTTAGTCAACGTAACATGCGTCCAACAAGGGACTCGAGGAGGCTCCGACACTGAATGAAAGCCCTTCGTGAGGGTGAATACGAGCTGCGACACATACCGGAAGAAGTAATGAATTGCTGGAAGAGAGGTATAAAGGCAGCACCTCGACCCGGACATTCTCTCCTGCTCATCCCACGCAACAACTCGATCGATCCAGTCCACATCCAGTCGACTCTATCAAGTCTTCTGCATTCTCCGAAGCAATAGCAATCAGGTGCGAGCGGCTTCACGTCCATCCCTTCTTACCTTCTACCAAACTCACACCACGCAGACCACACAATGCGTTTCACCACCATCGTCACTCCCCTCCTGGCGAGCGCCACCCTCGCCTCCGCCTTCTGCCacaactccatctcctgcatGATGGGCGGCGACTCCACCTGCAACAACGTCTGCGTGCGCCAGGGTAACCCCAACGGCGGCCGCTGCCTCCCCCGCGACGGCTGCCCCGGCTACGACATCTGCGCCTGCTACCCGAACAACAAGCGCAGCGACGAGGTGATTGATGCCGACGAGCCCCTGCGTGAAGCCCTGAAGAACATGGGCATCGAGGAGGATACCGTGGAGAAGTTGGAA containing:
- the AfusinC gene encoding Defensin domain protein — encoded protein: MRFTTIVTPLLASATLASAFCHNSISCMMGGDSTCNNVCVRQGNPNGGRCLPRDGCPGYDICACYPNNKRSDEVIDADEPLREALKNMGIEEDTVEKLEARDASLDKRSICCSFPDPWGGLCCEDHCSYIGKPGGQCSDKGVCTCN